CTTCCTTATCGGTAACATATATCTCAGCTGGCAAATTAACTTCTTCTTTTTTCACAGCATTTTCTTCCAAGGCTGGGCTGCATCTTTCTATTCTCACCTTTTCAATGTTTTTTACCCATACACCAAAATTACTGTTTGGTAAAATTGTGTTAAATACAAAGTAAGCACTAGTAAACAAGATGGAAGCAACTGCTAAAGCAACATACACTTTCTTAAGAGGTAAAAAGAAATCCTTTTCTTTTTTTTCAGCCTCAAATAATATCTTAATTCTATTTTTTAATGATGGATGCGACTGTATCTTTTCTAAAGAATTTGAAACATCATCTTTTATGTAATTCAGAGCATAAATTGACTTTAGAGCATTTTCATAAATTTCTCTATTCACACCATTTTTCAAAACAAACAAATCAGCTTCAATCTCCACACCTCGGCTTATGTAACTTATCAAAAAGATAAATTGAATTGCTCCCAACAACAAAATTAGAAATCTTATAATACTAAAAAATGCCTTATTTAGAATTAAAAGGCTTACCAAACTGTCAAGCCCAAATACAAATGCCATATAATAGAACATACATATAATCCAACCCAACAAAATTTTCTGCACATGACTTCTTTTTATATGTCCTATCTCGTGAATAACAATTGTCTCAAGCTCTTCTTCTTTTAAATTTTCCAAAGCATATGATATCACTAGAAGTGGAGGCTAGTAATACCCGCTGCAAAGAGATTTGCAAATTTTTGCCCACACGTATCAAGAATAGTTATTTTGAGGTTTTTGAGATCGAACTTTTTAACCACTTCTTTTATATAATTACTGTCATCTCCTTTGAGTCCTCTTTGAGGATATTGAAAATTGAGCTGTATTGAACAAAATATGTAATAACCTATAAAAATAGCAATAGGAATCAAGTAAATATACTTAAAATCACCAGTTTTCAGATTACCAAGAATAGGAATAAAAATTATAAAGAACACAGCAATACAGCCTACTAAGGCAGTTATCACCTAACGTAACAAAAAAAGTGCTTTAATTTTTTGATTTAAAATTTGTGATTTAATATTTGTCAAAAAGAAAATTGTCACAAAACAAATTTCAAACAAGTAAAGAGGCATAAAAAGAAAAACTTCTATATCTGTTAAGTCTTTTTTCTCAAAACTGCAACTGAAAAACCCATCATAGCTCCTATTATTATATCGATTAAAAATGCTGCTCTTATCGCAAAAGTATTCAACTTTGCTGCTGTCTCTTCCTTTTGCTGGCTTATTTCATAATGTGATATAACATACTTTTTTAAAGCAACCATAATAAGTATGTAAAAAATCAGAAGAGCTAAATTTAATAATATGTTTTTAATCCAAATCACCAAAACTCTCCTCCTTTATTTTTAAATTGCGTTATTTTTAACACTTTTTCTCATTTTTAACAGTTCACTTTCATTACTACCAGTCAAAAATTAATTGCTATCATTTAATGGTTTTTTAGATTTCTCACTAATAGCGTCCATACATAATATATAAAATATCTTTCATCTCTGACCCTACTAATGCTTACTCCCCAAACCTATAAACCTGATCTTTTGTAAACTGCCATTCTGGTGTTACTAAAACATCGCCAAAGTTTATTGAGTACCATGGGTTATCATCATCATTTGTTGGGTTTTTTAAGATGTGAATGTCTTGGGCTGGCATATAGCTTTGTGCAAGCAGGAATATCTTTTCACCCGTCTTCGGATTTTGTGCCATATCAACTACAATAACACAATGGCCAGGGTCGCTTCCTTTTAAAAATACATCTCCAATTTGCAAACCACTCAGAGGTATTTTTTGCATTTCTTGAGAAAGTGACAGTGTTCCAGCATATGCAAATACCATGTCAAGATACTTTCTAAAGCACGCATAATCATCACAGTATCCAGTCTTCTTTACCCAATAAGCTTTATTTCCTTCAACTTTGATTCTGTAGCCTTGCATCCACTTTTTAAAATCAGCTCTGAAGCCATTTGTGAAGTTAAAATGAATTTTGTCATATTGCTTGTTCTTATAAAGATATTCTGCTCGAAGTCTTATGACAGCATCTGCACACTGCTGCAAATCTCTTGTGCCAACATCCATGTCAATTACTGCAACATATACGTCCTTTGGTTTTTCTTCACCATTATAGTACTTCACCTTTGTGCCATGGGGCTTGAGTGGCAGATTCCTCAAGTATTCAGCAAAAGACCCTCTTGGAACTTCAACTCTTTCATATCCTTTTGGTACTTTTATTCTTTCGCCTATCGTTTTACCATGGCTATTTATGAGACTTTCTTTGTAACTTTGTTCTGACTTATTTGTCAGGGAAGCAATACTATCCTTCTCCTCTAACTTTGGCTTTTTTGCAATTTCAGGTTTTTTATTCAATTGGGATTGTTCAACTGCACATGCTACCATCAGAGCAAAAATAAGGATACTTGCTGCCCCTAACCGCATTATTTTCCTTAGCGTAGGCATTGAATCAGCTCCTTATTTAAACAGCTTTTTCAAAAGACTAAATATGCTAAAAGTTGTCTTATTGTATATCTTGTTGTACATGTACTTCTTTGGATTAGTCATCCAACCATAACCCCGTGGAGCTTTTAAACCTAAACTGTGTCTGATAAATCTTTTAACACTCGTTCTGGCAGCTATACTTTTCCTTATACTTGGTTTTCTCATGCCAAATTTCATCTTTCTTGGCCACCTTTCAGATTACTTTCTATCATTTTTTATATTCAAGCCAACTGCTTGTCCTTAGTTTAATTGTTGTTATATTTGTTCTTTTTAGATTACTTTTCATAATTTCGTTTCTTGGGTTGTTGAATAGTAATTATTGTTAACAAAGTATTAAATAAACAGAAATTGTTGATTCCACTCATAAGCAAAAGAAAATTTGTTGCCCTCTAATTTTCTAAGCAACTTTTAAAATAAAAAGGTAATTAATATCCAATCAACATGTCTCTTATAATTAGATTATATTCTCCTTCCAATTTGCAAAAAAGCTTTTCTATCTTTGTCCTGTGTTTGCATAGTTTCTTATCTTCTGATGTCTTTAAAATTTTACGTTTCTTCGGATCTTGAAGTATTTTTCCATTGTCTTTATTCTTCATATTTCTTCTGTTTTTCCTGCTACAAATCTTATTTTAAACTCATTTGCAATATTAAACCACCTGCTGCAATCATATCCTGTATCCGCTAATACTATCTTATAGTCAAATGATCACACTCTGTAATATTTGTCATATATGGATTTTCATTTTATTCCTTTTTTTAATATTATGTCATTTGGCTTGAAGAGTTTCTGAAATATTTAAATTTTAAATTAGAACACTTCGTTCGCACTCTTTAAAATTTCCCTATATAGCTCATGGCTTATCCTAATATTTGATTCGATTAACTTTTCTAATAAGGGCTTTAACTCAATGATTATGCCTTCCTGCTTTGCCCTCAATAAAATACCTAATGTTCCTGTAAGTTTTATATCCAGAGAAGATGCCACTTTCCTACCTTTCTTTTCATCCATGATTAAAAGGTCTCCACCTAGCTCCTTAAATAATATTATTGATTCACTTTCACCTATGTTTAAACCATGCATTTTTTGAACTAATTCTACTGCTAATCGATTTTTGACTTCTTTTGTAATTATAAAGTTATTCTTGGTTATTTTTTCAATCTCATAGGTAAACTTTTTATTAGATATAAGTTCTTTATACACTCCTTCTGAAATATAAATTCTTCCAAATAAATACTCTAAAATCTCCAATTTATTTATCTTTGCTAAGGCAATAATTGGAGTCGTGTTAGAAACTACTATCACTTTTATGCTCCTCCAACAACTTATCCAAATTCTCTTTATCTTCAATTACTTCTTCAATGGTTTGGTCAAAATAGCTTATGCCTAAGGCACCTAAGTCAGCCAAATAATCTATTTTATTCATTCCAAGTATTTCAGCTGCCTTCCCAAATGAAATCTTCTCTTCCTTTACTAATGTGTAAACTATAAGTTCCTTAATTTTCTTTAAAAACTCTTCATCATTACTTGGCAAATAATTAATAATTTCCTTAGGAAGTTCGAACTCAAATTTGCTTGTTTCCATTTAAAAAATCATCTCCTTTTTATATAATTTTTCTTTGATTTAAACTTCAACTTTCTTAACAACAAATTCTTTGACCAACACCACTAACTCATAAGAGTCTTTAGCTTCTTCAATTATGCCTGATAAACCTTTTGACACTTGTTCTTGCAGTTATGCTTTTTCTTATGCTTGGTTTTCTCATACCAAATTTCATCTTTCCACTTACTCTCCAACCAAACACTTGCTC
This Caldicellulosiruptor changbaiensis DNA region includes the following protein-coding sequences:
- a CDS encoding UPF0175 family protein, whose amino-acid sequence is METSKFEFELPKEIINYLPSNDEEFLKKIKELIVYTLVKEEKISFGKAAEILGMNKIDYLADLGALGISYFDQTIEEVIEDKENLDKLLEEHKSDSSF
- a CDS encoding DUF4846 domain-containing protein — encoded protein: MPTLRKIMRLGAASILIFALMVACAVEQSQLNKKPEIAKKPKLEEKDSIASLTNKSEQSYKESLINSHGKTIGERIKVPKGYERVEVPRGSFAEYLRNLPLKPHGTKVKYYNGEEKPKDVYVAVIDMDVGTRDLQQCADAVIRLRAEYLYKNKQYDKIHFNFTNGFRADFKKWMQGYRIKVEGNKAYWVKKTGYCDDYACFRKYLDMVFAYAGTLSLSQEMQKIPLSGLQIGDVFLKGSDPGHCVIVVDMAQNPKTGEKIFLLAQSYMPAQDIHILKNPTNDDDNPWYSINFGDVLVTPEWQFTKDQVYRFGE
- a CDS encoding DUF3368 domain-containing protein, with protein sequence MIVVSNTTPIIALAKINKLEILEYLFGRIYISEGVYKELISNKKFTYEIEKITKNNFIITKEVKNRLAVELVQKMHGLNIGESESIILFKELGGDLLIMDEKKGRKVASSLDIKLTGTLGILLRAKQEGIIIELKPLLEKLIESNIRISHELYREILKSANEVF
- a CDS encoding M48 family metalloprotease, producing MISYALENLKEEELETIVIHEIGHIKRSHVQKILLGWIICMFYYMAFVFGLDSLVSLLILNKAFFSIIRFLILLLGAIQFIFLISYISRGVEIEADLFVLKNGVNREIYENALKSIYALNYIKDDVSNSLEKIQSHPSLKNRIKILFEAEKKEKDFFLPLKKVYVALAVASILFTSAYFVFNTILPNSNFGVWVKNIEKVRIERCSPALEENAVKKEEVNLPAEIYVTDKEEIKKIIMSISRTKKNPVLPIHFWSMIIK